One genomic segment of Arcobacter porcinus includes these proteins:
- a CDS encoding phosphoadenosine phosphosulfate reductase family protein, translating to MNFIIMKELPIEEKEKIALKMLRHYYLNDHRPFCVAYSGGKDSSVLVYLTIKMLENLIKENKILNKEILIINSNTLAELPPVLKHLENSLVKIQDYSDLYKLPIKVKEVKPEIKNTLNVQLLGVGMPPPSNQLRWCTDKLKVFPIDKEIKENFPNGEFISVIGTRRDESFSREARIIKKTVKDTDLKLNDRYKNASNLMPIEFWSTKDVWEYLFKQSNNLMDIDFLWKIYSDASGKDTKECTFVGAGGKHIEEGKIGCGVSRFGCWQCYMVRDQDKSLDGLMKSGYKDINLYKEYRDWFWDKTQQGWEKTRDVYSHRHQGQDFYDKGDETNPKYGITMPKGLTLKIRKEAFSRLLSLQFKLNEPIITEEEIKLIQGRWISEGDLSLTAFRIARIYGYKFNSYSLSINQRKNIRLAKQYYKDILNKKEIKKEFDIDTLKRFAIQNILNPEKVKYKFFPSKQEEKYIRKEWKINKKSNMHISFINLKDLINY from the coding sequence ATGAATTTTATTATTATGAAAGAGCTTCCCATAGAAGAAAAAGAAAAAATTGCTTTAAAGATGTTAAGGCATTATTATTTAAATGATCATCGTCCATTTTGTGTGGCTTATAGTGGTGGAAAAGATAGTAGTGTTTTAGTTTATTTAACTATAAAAATGCTTGAAAATTTAATTAAAGAAAATAAGATATTAAATAAAGAGATATTAATAATAAATTCAAATACTTTAGCAGAACTTCCACCTGTTCTAAAACATCTTGAAAATTCATTAGTAAAAATACAAGACTATTCAGATCTATATAAATTACCTATAAAAGTAAAAGAAGTAAAACCTGAAATTAAAAATACACTAAATGTTCAACTTCTTGGAGTTGGTATGCCTCCACCATCTAATCAATTAAGATGGTGTACTGATAAATTAAAAGTATTTCCAATAGATAAAGAAATAAAAGAAAATTTTCCAAATGGAGAATTTATTTCAGTTATTGGCACTAGAAGAGATGAAAGCTTTTCAAGAGAAGCAAGAATAATAAAAAAAACAGTTAAAGATACAGATCTAAAATTGAATGATAGGTATAAAAATGCAAGTAATCTAATGCCTATTGAATTTTGGAGTACAAAAGATGTATGGGAATATCTATTTAAACAATCAAATAATCTTATGGATATAGACTTCTTATGGAAAATATATAGTGATGCTAGTGGAAAAGATACAAAAGAGTGTACTTTCGTTGGTGCTGGTGGTAAACATATAGAAGAAGGTAAGATTGGCTGTGGTGTTTCTCGTTTTGGTTGTTGGCAATGTTACATGGTGAGGGATCAAGATAAGAGTCTTGATGGTCTTATGAAAAGTGGTTATAAAGATATAAATCTATATAAAGAATATAGAGATTGGTTCTGGGATAAAACTCAACAAGGTTGGGAAAAAACAAGAGATGTATATAGTCATAGACATCAAGGTCAAGATTTTTATGATAAAGGTGATGAAACAAATCCTAAATATGGAATTACCATGCCAAAAGGTCTTACACTAAAAATAAGAAAAGAAGCCTTTTCAAGACTTTTATCGCTACAATTTAAATTAAATGAACCAATTATAACAGAAGAAGAAATTAAACTTATTCAAGGAAGATGGATTTCAGAAGGAGATCTATCACTTACAGCATTCAGAATAGCAAGAATATATGGTTATAAATTCAATAGTTATTCTCTATCAATAAATCAAAGAAAAAATATAAGATTAGCTAAACAATATTATAAAGATATTCTAAATAAAAAAGAAATAAAGAAAGAATTTGATATAGATACTTTAAAAAGATTTGCTATTCAAAATATTTTAAATCCTGAAAAAGTAAAATATAAATTTTTTCCATCAAAACAAGAAGAAAAATATATTAGAAAAGAATGGAAAATTAATAAAAAAAGTAATATGCATATCTCTTTTATAAATTTAAAAGATTTAATTAATTATTAG